In Pseudoliparis swirei isolate HS2019 ecotype Mariana Trench chromosome 11, NWPU_hadal_v1, whole genome shotgun sequence, a genomic segment contains:
- the LOC130201849 gene encoding interferon alpha-inducible protein 27-like protein 2A: MGLLSALAIGGGAAVAVVGAPLVLTAVGFTTAGIAVGSYAAAMMSAAAAANGGAVVAGSTVAILQAWGAAGLTAAANAAAVTAGAGAGATVLGLVAII, translated from the exons ATGGGGCTGT TATCAGCCCTGGCTATTGGGGGAGGCGCAG CGGTAGCAGTGGTCGGCGCTCCTTTGGTTCTGACGGCCGTCGGCTTCACCACCGCTGGGATAGCAGTAGGCTCCTATGCTGCGGCGATGATgtcggctgctgctgccgctaaCGGGGGAGCGGTGGTCGCCGGGAGCACCGTGGCTATTCTGCAGGCATGGG GTGCAGCTGGTTTGACGGCAGCTGCAAATGCGGCTGCAGTCACCGCGGGAGCAGGAGCCGGAGCAACTGTGTTAGGACTGGTTGCAATTATTTGA